Proteins from a genomic interval of Psychrobacter fulvigenes:
- a CDS encoding OmpA family protein, with the protein MKLNKIALAIVAVAAAPLAANAGVTISPLLLGYHYTGEAHDEQREILRTDKDLYAGVPNAGSRGGPNGGVAKESGLYTGAALGIELTPSTQFQVEYGVSNTDGQASDDSAALSANRFDIEQTMISGNFLIGTEEFTGYTDSAFKSYALVGVGQSKIKVENQEAYNRSSDGSNVPAGTEVSESKDTIGNLGLGAMYRINDALSLRGEARAIHNFDNNWWEGMALAGLEVVLGGHLAPTVAVPPQVEPGVTAPPVVVVEQDIDSDGDGVPDSIDECPGTPMNVVVDERGCPVAVDITDELKMELRVFFDNDKSAIKAQYQPEIAKVAEKMREYPNSTARVEGHASKTGPSAAYNQRLSEARAVAVKSMLTNEFGIAPNRLSTVGYGYDRPIADNNTEEGRAMNRRVYAIITGDKTMTVEQTKDMVVQ; encoded by the coding sequence ATGAAATTGAATAAAATTGCTTTAGCTATAGTTGCTGTAGCAGCTGCGCCACTAGCGGCAAACGCTGGCGTTACTATTAGCCCATTACTATTAGGTTATCATTACACTGGCGAAGCGCATGATGAGCAGCGTGAGATCCTACGTACTGATAAAGACTTGTATGCTGGTGTTCCGAATGCCGGTTCTCGCGGTGGTCCTAACGGTGGTGTTGCTAAAGAGAGTGGTCTGTACACTGGTGCCGCACTAGGTATTGAATTGACGCCTTCTACACAGTTCCAAGTAGAGTACGGTGTATCAAATACTGATGGCCAAGCATCTGATGATTCTGCAGCACTAAGTGCTAACCGTTTTGACATTGAACAAACCATGATTTCTGGTAACTTTTTAATCGGTACTGAAGAGTTCACTGGTTATACTGATAGTGCATTCAAGTCCTATGCACTAGTTGGTGTTGGTCAATCTAAAATCAAAGTAGAAAACCAAGAAGCCTATAATAGGTCATCAGATGGTAGCAATGTGCCTGCTGGTACTGAAGTGTCAGAATCAAAAGACACCATCGGTAACCTAGGTCTAGGTGCTATGTATCGTATCAACGATGCACTAAGCTTACGTGGTGAAGCACGTGCTATCCACAACTTTGATAACAACTGGTGGGAAGGTATGGCTCTAGCTGGTCTAGAAGTTGTACTTGGTGGCCACTTAGCACCAACAGTAGCAGTACCACCACAAGTAGAGCCAGGCGTAACTGCTCCACCAGTAGTAGTGGTTGAGCAAGACATTGATTCTGACGGTGATGGTGTACCTGATAGCATCGATGAGTGTCCAGGCACCCCAATGAACGTTGTTGTAGATGAGCGCGGTTGCCCAGTAGCAGTAGATATTACTGATGAGCTGAAAATGGAACTACGTGTATTCTTTGATAACGACAAGTCAGCTATCAAAGCTCAATACCAGCCTGAAATCGCTAAAGTAGCAGAGAAGATGCGTGAGTATCCTAACTCTACCGCTCGCGTTGAAGGTCATGCTTCTAAGACTGGCCCATCAGCCGCTTACAACCAACGTCTATCAGAAGCTCGTGCGGTTGCTGTGAAATCTATGTTGACTAACGAATTTGGTATCGCTCCAAACCGTCTATCAACTGTTGGTTACGGTTATGACCGTCCAATCGCAGACAACAACACTGAAGAAGGTCGCGCTATGAACCGTCGTGTTTATGCCATCATCACTGGTGACAAAACAATGACTGTTGAACAAACTAAAGATATGGTTGTTCAGTAA
- a CDS encoding pilus assembly FimT family protein: MTRVYLALVNNTSINKPALKATITKNNSHTGKKDSLAHPEQGFTLTEVIVTTLVLAIIATIAVPAILTQLANMEAKRVRHTLMNTFSTAKAESYIRRQNLVVCLSDSGGRCHKDSNKALLLFIDNNDNKHFDQTTDHLLSEQHINPKYGTLHLRAGKRHYVRFYGDSGKPRGHFGHIKYCPNKSYNQAMYQVSFNQVGIIKYKPNSVHDTGCAG; this comes from the coding sequence ATGACACGTGTCTACTTGGCATTAGTAAATAATACTTCTATTAATAAGCCGGCATTAAAAGCCACTATTACAAAAAACAACTCTCACACGGGTAAAAAAGACTCTCTGGCTCATCCAGAACAAGGCTTCACTCTTACAGAGGTTATCGTAACCACTCTAGTTTTAGCCATTATAGCCACTATCGCTGTCCCAGCGATATTGACACAGCTCGCTAATATGGAAGCAAAGCGCGTCAGACACACCCTAATGAATACTTTTAGTACTGCGAAAGCTGAAAGCTATATTCGCAGGCAAAACCTAGTGGTCTGTTTGTCAGACTCAGGTGGCCGCTGTCATAAAGACAGTAATAAAGCACTGCTCTTATTCATCGATAACAATGACAACAAACATTTTGATCAGACCACAGACCACTTACTTAGTGAGCAGCATATCAATCCTAAATACGGCACTTTGCATCTAAGGGCTGGCAAGCGCCACTATGTCAGGTTTTATGGTGACTCAGGTAAACCACGTGGTCATTTTGGTCATATCAAATACTGTCCTAACAAAAGCTATAATCAAGCCATGTATCAAGTGTCTTTTAATCAAGTAGGTATCATTAAATACAAGCCCAACAGCGTACATGACACTGGATGCGCCGGTTAG
- a CDS encoding pyridoxine 5'-phosphate synthase, translating to MTTMQQHSTKNSANTPLLGVNIDHVATLRQARGVSYPSPVAAALLCEQAGADGITIHLREDRRHIQDADVYEIAEKITTRLNLEIAATAEMLAIACEVKPYWVCLVPEKRAELTTEGGLDIAEQTAYLTEYINELHAAGIKVSLFVDPDETQIQAAIDCHADAIEIHTGAYAEAGLAEDVTAQNAELQRIQQAAATAQRLDDKLLINAGHGLTRDNVNAIAQIDGIYELNIGHALIADAVFMGLEQAVKQMKAAMRK from the coding sequence ATGACGACCATGCAACAACATTCAACAAAAAATTCAGCAAATACACCTTTATTAGGCGTTAATATCGATCACGTCGCAACGTTACGTCAAGCTCGCGGCGTCAGCTATCCTAGCCCTGTAGCAGCTGCATTATTATGTGAGCAAGCGGGCGCTGATGGCATCACGATTCATCTACGTGAAGATCGTCGCCATATCCAAGACGCTGATGTCTATGAGATAGCAGAAAAAATCACCACCAGGCTTAACTTAGAGATAGCGGCAACGGCTGAAATGTTGGCGATTGCCTGTGAAGTAAAGCCGTACTGGGTATGTTTAGTGCCAGAAAAGCGCGCTGAGCTTACTACAGAAGGTGGTCTGGATATTGCAGAACAAACTGCTTATTTGACAGAGTATATCAATGAGCTACATGCAGCAGGTATCAAGGTTTCTTTATTCGTCGATCCGGATGAGACGCAGATTCAAGCAGCCATTGACTGTCATGCTGATGCGATTGAGATCCATACTGGGGCTTATGCAGAAGCGGGATTAGCAGAGGATGTCACCGCCCAAAATGCTGAGTTACAGCGTATTCAACAAGCGGCTGCCACTGCACAGCGTCTGGATGATAAGCTACTCATCAATGCAGGGCATGGTCTTACTCGTGACAATGTCAATGCCATCGCTCAAATCGACGGTATCTACGAGCTAAATATCGGGCATGCACTGATAGCGGATGCTGTGTTTATGGGTCTAGAGCAAGCAGTAAAACAGATGAAAGCAGCCATGCGTAAATGA
- the recO gene encoding DNA repair protein RecO produces the protein MRNEALVGYLLHQRPYQEKRALYYLFSQQHGVVHGIGKKGAPLFEPLQLFATGKRELKTFTQINITQAQFIQSADTQSNHSQEAPQQTQLAQETTPNNIASIEQARYKQIKGQQQYAALYLNEILWKLLPTEDAMPVLWQHYQDSLLQLKQPLSADELRLCLRQFEQHLFNELGFALTLAHDSTLAPINSDSEYRFLPDVGFTPIIKDDKSIIPTSQALFSGAEIVEMAEIGIANTTLNSWSRLHRHLIDHLLDYQPLQSRLLWQQQQRYQ, from the coding sequence ATGCGCAATGAAGCATTAGTGGGTTATTTATTACATCAGCGTCCTTATCAAGAAAAGCGCGCCCTTTATTATTTGTTCTCCCAGCAGCATGGAGTTGTACATGGTATTGGTAAAAAAGGCGCGCCGCTGTTTGAGCCGCTACAGTTGTTTGCAACAGGCAAGCGTGAGCTGAAGACATTTACTCAAATCAATATTACGCAAGCTCAGTTTATTCAATCAGCTGATACTCAGAGCAATCATTCCCAAGAAGCCCCACAACAAACACAACTAGCTCAAGAAACGACGCCAAATAATATCGCTAGTATAGAGCAAGCGCGTTATAAGCAGATCAAAGGGCAACAACAATATGCTGCGTTATATTTAAACGAGATATTGTGGAAGCTACTGCCTACTGAAGATGCAATGCCCGTATTATGGCAGCACTATCAAGACAGCTTGCTACAGCTGAAGCAGCCATTATCAGCCGATGAGCTGAGATTATGTTTACGTCAATTTGAACAACATCTATTTAATGAGCTTGGCTTTGCGCTAACATTGGCGCATGATAGTACACTCGCGCCTATTAACTCTGACAGTGAATATCGGTTTTTACCTGATGTTGGATTTACCCCTATTATTAAAGATGATAAAAGCATCATACCTACATCACAAGCCTTGTTTAGCGGCGCTGAGATTGTCGAGATGGCAGAGATAGGTATCGCTAATACTACCCTGAACTCGTGGTCACGCTTACATCGTCATTTGATAGATCATTTGCTTGACTATCAACCTCTGCAAAGCCGTCTTCTATGGCAACAGCAACAGCGCTATCAATGA
- the era gene encoding GTPase Era: MSNHPDLPSNTEDNLNNMTEDTNTNQMNNAEQAKATSESRKIGESLTTTQQQADIESDNDTAIENNDAIDSFFAPSGSTPIADGFKAGYVAIVGRPNVGKSTLMNHLLGQKLSITSRKPQTTRHRIHGILSTNEMQAVFVDTPGIHRNEVRAINERMNKAAVSALVDVDLVLFVVDSDQWRDDDLLTLQKLGETNLTVVLVINKADTLKDKGTLLPLIETFSDSFDFADIVPVSALKSQNLDRLEEVIASHLPKASPIYDTEQITDRSERFLASEIIREKIMRSAGDEVPYDLTVQIDEFKDEPAHTDPKTGRPRKACTFIDATIYVERNGQKAIVIGDKGQRIKQVGMDARKDMEQLFDKKIMLTLWVKVKRGWSDDERALTSLGY; the protein is encoded by the coding sequence ATGAGCAATCACCCTGACTTGCCATCTAATACAGAAGATAACCTCAATAATATGACAGAAGATACGAACACAAACCAAATGAATAACGCAGAACAAGCGAAAGCAACCTCAGAAAGTAGAAAGATAGGAGAGTCATTGACTACAACTCAGCAACAAGCTGATATTGAATCGGACAACGACACTGCGATTGAAAACAATGATGCCATCGATAGTTTTTTTGCGCCTAGTGGCAGTACGCCAATTGCAGATGGTTTTAAAGCGGGTTATGTAGCAATCGTTGGTCGCCCGAACGTTGGTAAGTCCACCCTAATGAATCATTTGTTGGGTCAGAAGCTATCGATTACTTCACGCAAACCACAAACTACCCGTCATCGTATCCATGGTATTTTAAGTACGAATGAGATGCAGGCGGTGTTTGTAGATACGCCTGGCATTCATCGTAATGAAGTGCGTGCCATCAATGAGCGTATGAATAAAGCTGCAGTATCTGCGTTAGTGGACGTAGATTTGGTGCTGTTTGTGGTGGATTCTGATCAATGGCGTGATGACGACTTATTGACATTACAAAAGCTTGGTGAGACCAATCTAACTGTGGTATTGGTTATCAATAAAGCGGATACTTTGAAAGATAAAGGCACACTTTTACCGCTCATTGAGACTTTTAGTGATAGCTTTGACTTTGCTGATATTGTCCCTGTTTCGGCACTCAAGAGCCAAAACCTTGATCGTTTAGAAGAGGTTATTGCATCACACCTGCCAAAAGCATCACCGATTTATGACACTGAACAAATCACTGATCGCTCTGAAAGGTTTTTGGCCAGCGAAATCATTCGTGAAAAAATCATGCGTAGTGCGGGTGATGAGGTACCTTATGATTTAACGGTACAGATTGATGAGTTTAAAGATGAGCCGGCGCATACTGATCCAAAGACAGGTCGTCCACGTAAAGCCTGTACGTTTATCGATGCGACTATTTATGTCGAGAGAAATGGTCAAAAAGCCATTGTTATTGGCGATAAAGGTCAACGTATCAAGCAAGTTGGTATGGATGCCCGCAAAGATATGGAACAGCTGTTTGACAAAAAAATCATGTTAACGCTGTGGGTGAAAGTTAAGCGCGGTTGGTCAGATGATGAGCGTGCGCTGACAAGCCTGGGTTATTAG